The Ziziphus jujuba cultivar Dongzao chromosome 3, ASM3175591v1 region GGATCAAGTATCCTACCTCCACTGCTAAAAGCACTCTCGAAAGCCACAGTGGAGACTTGAATGGTGTAGACATCCTTAGCAATCTTCTCTAACACAGGGTATTTCTCTCCATTAACCCTCCACCAATTTAAGATATCAAAATCCTTAATTAAACCAGATTCACAAGGGTCAGCCAGATACCTATCCACATCATTTTTTACCTCCTTACATTGGCTTTGTTCTCTCTTCTTCAAATAAGCAATCCAAACCTAGTCAGCATAGTTGGCATGCTCTAATTCACTGTTATTACTATCCAAACTAGTTCCAGAAGACTCAACACCAATGGAAGATTGACAACTACCATCTGAAcccatttctttttcattataccAATTATACAGCctcattaaagtttttttcaAACCATTTGTCAATTCAGTAACCCTGCTTTCATCATTGTCATAAACCATCCCATGGCTAAATGATACATAATCCAACTTATATCTTGGATCAAGCACTGCTGCAACTAGAAGCAATTTATTGACATTTCCCATGGAACCCcaatatttattatacttttctctcattttccttGCCATAACACATAACCGATCATCCTCACTAACACATAAATCATCTAATTGTTTTTGTATGGAAGAAACTTGATGGAAATATATGTTGGAGCTAACATGTAAAGAGACGCTAAATTTAAGAGTTACATCATAAAAGCCCTTAAGAATTTGGACAAAAACTTTGGCATCATCCCAATGCCAAGCTAAAGGAGGTCCAACTTTTTTTCTACCACTATCATCCTCTCCAAAATAGGAAGCATAATGTCCATCTTCCTCCTCCATTCTCTTAAAagctttttgaaatttcaaagccGACTCTAACATTAAGTATGTGGAATTCCATCTGGTTGGAACATCCAAACATACTAAAGATTTGCTATCAATTTTCTCTTGACTTATACACTGCTTAAATTTTTGCAATCGAGAAGGAGATGATCTAACATATCTCACAGCATTACGAATGCTAGCAATTGCCTCATctaattctttcaaatcctCACACACAATATGTGTACTACATCGAATATACAAAAAATCAGCatctaatatacaatttttccaATGTACCATTTTCCTCTTAAGATATGCAATTACATTATTGTTT contains the following coding sequences:
- the LOC125423465 gene encoding zinc finger BED domain-containing protein RICESLEEPER 2-like; protein product: MKQCQKNPYNSNEKKQKTLTFNRKSNGSGSNLVATIFNKEACRMACAKMIILDELPFSFVEGRGFRHFCSVACHKFDPPSRRTIVRDIYQLYLDEKLALKSMFVANQQRVSFTTNTWTSIQNVCYMSLTAHYTDDNWMLHKRILNFCVVRNHKGEAIGRLIEVCLHDWGIEKVFTLTLDNASANNNVIAYLKRKMVHWKNCILDADFLYIRCSTHIVCEDLKELDEAIASIRNAVRYVRSSPSRLQKFKQCISQEKIDSKSLVCLDVPTRWNSTYLMLESALKFQKAFKRMEEEDGHYASYFGEDDSGRKKVGPPLAWHWDDAKVFVQILKGFYDVTLKFSVSLHVSSNIYFHQVSSIQKQLDDLCVSEDDRLCVMARKMREKYNKYWGSMGNVNKLLLVAAVLDPRYKLDYVSFSHGMVYDNDESRVTELTNGLKKTLMRLYNWYNEKEMGSDGSCQSSIGVESSGTSLDSNNSELEHANYAD